Proteins found in one Magnolia sinica isolate HGM2019 chromosome 5, MsV1, whole genome shotgun sequence genomic segment:
- the LOC131247222 gene encoding DNA polymerase delta catalytic subunit-like translates to MISNQYLFKQIGCHSYLCSYSKMHFYFLLLHALIFCLCGCHEKRDAATAPNVGDRVLYVIIKAAKGAKAYERSEDPIFVLENNIPIDSHYYLENQISKPLLRIFDPILKNAEKELLHGSHTRSVSISIPSNSGIMKFAKKQLCCIGCKALIR, encoded by the exons ATGATTTCGAATCAGTATTTatttaaacaaattggatgtcattcCTATCTTTGTTCTTACAGcaagatgcatttttattttcttttattgcatGCTCTTATTTTCTGCTTGTGTGGTTGTCATGAAAAGCGGGATGCTGCCACTGCTCCAAATGTTGGGGATCGTGTTCTGTATGTTATTATTAAAGCTGCAAAAGGTGCCAAG GCTTATGAAAGGTCGGAGGATCCTATCTTCGTGCTAGAGAATAACATTCCAATTGATTCCCATTACTATCTCGAAAATCAAATTAGCAAG CCGCTTTTGAGAATATTTGATCCCATTCTGAAGAATGCGGAAAAGGAACTTCTCCATGGCAGCCACACAAGATCAGTTTCCATTTCAATTCCTTCAAACAGCGGTATCATGAAATTTGCTAAGAAACAACTTTGTTGCATTGGCTGCAAAGCTCTAATCAGGTAA